The following are encoded together in the Mesoterricola sediminis genome:
- a CDS encoding sensor histidine kinase: MADNHPILHFLAPTGAPGRAFDAEEQAVLDRLNQKVAGESSLDDLLDLLFQGVRELYPCDRIGLALAEDEGRRIVAQRYRALYEPVLLRDGYHEDLAGSSLQRVLETNCARVIYDLPRYLAEHPRSQSTRLLIREGVRSSLTCPLRVKDRSVGVLFLSSREPRAYTPYHVQLWMELAERLSQAVEKAWRIEQLTAANQAYNEMLAFVSHELKNPVASMITDARVLTGGYLGDLEPRQIQKLDRLIEKGNYLLDLVREYLDLARMEGGHMVLRPEEAPLGALVESALDVVQPLAEARRMRVERHLPPDPAPVACDPSLIRIVLVNLLGNAVKYGAEGGLLRVTVERHPDRIAFAVWNEGPGFPASERTRLFRKFSRLQTPALQGRKGTGVGLYTAWRIVNLHGGRMDAQSQEGAWAEFAFDLPQPLPSPQA, translated from the coding sequence ATGGCGGACAACCACCCGATCCTCCACTTCCTGGCCCCGACCGGGGCGCCGGGACGCGCGTTCGACGCGGAGGAGCAGGCCGTCCTCGACCGGCTCAACCAGAAGGTCGCCGGGGAAAGTTCCCTGGACGACCTCCTGGACCTGCTGTTCCAGGGGGTGCGCGAACTGTACCCCTGCGACCGCATCGGCCTGGCCCTGGCCGAGGACGAGGGCCGCCGCATCGTCGCCCAGCGGTACCGCGCCCTGTACGAGCCCGTGCTCCTCCGGGACGGCTACCACGAGGACCTGGCCGGGAGCAGCCTCCAGCGCGTCCTGGAGACCAACTGCGCCCGGGTCATCTACGACCTGCCGCGCTACCTGGCCGAACACCCCCGCAGCCAATCCACCCGGCTGCTCATCCGGGAGGGGGTCCGCAGTTCCCTCACCTGCCCCCTGCGGGTGAAGGACCGGTCGGTGGGCGTCCTCTTCCTCAGTTCCAGGGAACCCCGCGCCTACACCCCCTACCACGTCCAGCTGTGGATGGAGCTGGCGGAACGCCTGTCCCAGGCCGTGGAGAAGGCCTGGCGGATCGAACAGCTCACCGCCGCCAACCAGGCCTACAACGAGATGCTCGCCTTCGTCAGCCACGAGCTGAAGAACCCCGTCGCCAGCATGATCACCGACGCCCGGGTCCTCACCGGGGGCTACCTGGGCGACCTGGAGCCCCGCCAGATCCAGAAGCTCGACCGCCTCATCGAGAAGGGCAACTACCTGCTCGACCTGGTGAGGGAGTACCTGGACCTGGCCCGCATGGAGGGGGGCCACATGGTCCTCCGGCCCGAGGAGGCGCCCCTGGGCGCCCTGGTGGAATCCGCCCTCGACGTCGTCCAGCCCCTGGCCGAGGCCCGGCGCATGCGCGTGGAGCGCCACCTGCCTCCGGACCCCGCCCCCGTGGCCTGCGACCCCTCCCTCATCCGCATCGTCCTCGTCAACCTGCTGGGCAACGCCGTGAAATACGGCGCCGAGGGCGGCCTGCTGCGCGTGACCGTCGAACGCCATCCGGACCGCATCGCCTTCGCCGTCTGGAACGAGGGGCCCGGCTTCCCCGCCTCGGAGCGCACCCGCCTCTTCCGGAAGTTCAGCCGGCTCCAGACGCCCGCCCTCCAGGGCCGCAAGGGCACCGGCGTGGGCCTCTACACCGCCTGGCGCATCGTGAACCTCCACGGGGGGCGCATGGACGCCCAGAGCCAGGAAGGGGCCTGGGCCGAGTTCGCCTTCGACCTGCCCCAACCCCTGCCGTCCCCTCAGGCATGA
- a CDS encoding 5-carboxymethyl-2-hydroxymuconate Delta-isomerase, whose amino-acid sequence MPHTLLEYTANVAESPDLQAFWERLHRHLEATAPCRIQDIKSRARRCEDFRMGAGGGHAFVHLTIQLMEGRTPETLAQVGQGALALLREAFPRTLAEREADLTVEIRGMRKDSYFKTTSVKAP is encoded by the coding sequence ATGCCCCACACGCTGCTCGAATACACGGCCAACGTGGCCGAATCCCCCGACCTCCAGGCTTTCTGGGAGCGCCTCCACCGCCACCTCGAGGCGACGGCCCCCTGCCGGATCCAGGACATCAAGAGCCGCGCCCGGCGCTGCGAGGACTTCCGCATGGGCGCCGGCGGCGGCCACGCCTTCGTGCACCTGACCATCCAGCTCATGGAGGGGCGCACGCCCGAGACCCTGGCCCAGGTGGGGCAGGGGGCCCTGGCCCTCCTCCGGGAGGCCTTCCCGCGCACCCTGGCGGAGCGGGAGGCGGACCTCACCGTGGAGATCCGCGGCATGCGGAAGGACAGCTACTTCAAGACCACCTCCGTGAAGGCCCCGTGA
- a CDS encoding serine/threonine-protein kinase, producing the protein MAEVENFPNQIGRYEIKGLLGAGAMGAVYLAEDPRIKRKLAIKVVKLNAIGSEQERKEFLARFQREAEVSGVLNDPGIVTIYDVGDSELGPFLAMEYVQGQTLDALMKGGTPLGLREKLTIAAGIAAALDHAHDKGIVHRDVKPGNVMITEDLKPKLMDFGIAKREDASLTQTGTFLGTPSYASPEQIREGTAQAASDVFSFGVLTFELLSGSLPFPGTSINTILYRIVNEAPVEIKPPVEGLLPEAWDRVFAKVLAKDPADRHASCSAFVRDLLEGARDLGRTDRMRLLGGLKPDQAGTQRRVLPPLEAGEDHPEIRSVVAAPRGRAGRYLAAAGALVLLLAAGGYALTRRSGSVQVALETTPAGVRAIVSGKEAGVTPLPLTLRNGEVVRLEKKGYKPLDWRFQGDATPRLSLEPVRTSETIRTYPEGATVVLDTVKLEGTTPLTIPDWDQSVKHDLTCTKGDLGLATTFNEGEAPGSQVFTLAPASQMRATAVAPSVDLKAPGTLRFSAPYPVRVKVDGKDLGEVREGGSLSVPPGSHRLELSNPRVFLRESVTVTLSPGQPTSVGLPGLCSLTVNTFPNSGAVIIDGIPTSVESDGATPIQVVKGRHTVNVQGRSGGNQTVDLTADYKLNMRY; encoded by the coding sequence ATGGCCGAAGTCGAAAATTTCCCTAACCAGATCGGACGCTACGAGATCAAGGGGCTGCTCGGCGCCGGGGCCATGGGGGCGGTGTATCTGGCGGAAGATCCCCGGATCAAGCGCAAGCTGGCGATCAAGGTGGTGAAACTCAACGCCATCGGCAGCGAGCAGGAGCGGAAGGAGTTCCTGGCCCGCTTCCAGCGCGAGGCGGAGGTCTCCGGGGTGCTGAACGACCCGGGCATCGTCACCATCTACGATGTGGGCGACAGCGAGCTCGGGCCCTTCCTGGCCATGGAGTACGTCCAGGGGCAGACCCTGGACGCCCTCATGAAGGGCGGAACCCCGCTGGGGCTGAGGGAGAAGCTGACCATCGCCGCGGGCATCGCGGCCGCCCTCGACCACGCCCATGACAAGGGCATCGTCCACCGGGACGTCAAGCCCGGCAACGTGATGATCACCGAGGACCTCAAGCCCAAGCTCATGGACTTCGGCATCGCCAAGCGCGAGGACGCGAGCCTCACCCAGACCGGCACCTTCCTGGGGACGCCCAGCTACGCCAGCCCCGAGCAGATCCGGGAGGGCACGGCCCAGGCGGCCTCCGACGTCTTCAGCTTCGGGGTCCTCACCTTCGAGCTGCTCAGCGGCAGCCTCCCGTTCCCCGGCACCAGCATCAACACCATCCTCTACCGGATCGTCAACGAGGCCCCCGTGGAGATCAAGCCCCCGGTGGAGGGCCTCCTGCCCGAGGCCTGGGACCGGGTCTTCGCCAAGGTCCTGGCCAAGGATCCCGCCGACCGCCACGCCTCCTGCTCCGCCTTCGTGCGCGACCTGCTGGAGGGGGCCAGGGACCTGGGCCGGACCGACCGGATGCGCCTCCTGGGCGGGCTCAAGCCCGACCAGGCCGGGACGCAGCGGCGGGTGCTCCCCCCCCTGGAGGCCGGCGAGGACCATCCGGAGATCCGGTCGGTGGTCGCGGCGCCCCGGGGCCGGGCCGGGCGGTACCTCGCGGCGGCCGGGGCCCTGGTGCTCCTCCTCGCCGCCGGCGGCTATGCGCTGACCCGCAGGAGCGGCAGCGTCCAGGTGGCCCTGGAGACCACGCCAGCGGGCGTCCGGGCCATCGTTTCCGGCAAGGAGGCCGGGGTGACCCCCCTCCCGCTGACCCTCCGGAACGGGGAGGTGGTGCGACTGGAGAAGAAGGGCTACAAGCCTCTCGACTGGCGCTTCCAGGGGGACGCGACCCCCCGGCTCAGCCTGGAGCCGGTCCGGACCTCCGAGACGATCCGCACCTACCCGGAAGGCGCGACCGTGGTCCTGGACACCGTGAAGCTGGAAGGCACGACCCCCCTGACGATCCCGGACTGGGACCAGTCTGTGAAGCACGACCTGACCTGCACCAAGGGGGACCTGGGCCTGGCCACCACGTTCAACGAGGGGGAGGCCCCGGGCTCCCAGGTCTTCACCCTCGCGCCGGCCTCCCAGATGCGCGCCACGGCCGTGGCGCCCTCGGTGGACCTGAAGGCTCCAGGCACCCTGCGCTTCTCGGCCCCCTATCCCGTCCGCGTCAAGGTGGACGGCAAGGACCTGGGCGAGGTGCGCGAGGGCGGATCCCTCAGCGTCCCCCCCGGGAGCCACCGGCTGGAGCTGAGCAACCCCCGCGTCTTCCTGCGGGAGTCCGTGACGGTCACCCTCAGCCCCGGCCAGCCCACCTCGGTGGGGCTGCCGGGCCTGTGCAGCCTCACGGTCAACACCTTCCCCAATTCGGGGGCGGTGATCATCGACGGGATCCCCACCTCGGTCGAGAGCGACGGCGCCACCCCCATCCAGGTGGTGAAGGGCCGGCACACGGTGAACGTCCAGGGCCGCAGCGGCGGGAACCAGACGGTGGACCTCACCGCCGACTACAAGTTGAACATGCGATATTGA
- a CDS encoding DMT family transporter, whose translation MSASARFVLVMLLHTTFAAGVYLIGKPATVTIPIPVLALFRGAVAAVGFLGIARARGLDLAGAFRADRRAFLLAAFLGVAVNQVVFLYGLRYTLGSHAALLYALTPTLVLLIGWVRGVERPSLRKAAGIALAFGGVLALFLDRAGAALPPRWLLGDLLVLAAVLAWAAYTVASRPLSIRHGAATSTALVMLLGFAMMLPLGCLGLAGFRPSGVPAAGWVGAVYLGVVASVVMYLLWVHALSLKEPSRVAIAANGQPVLTALLAWAFLGQPVTPHFLLGAALVVSGVVLSHA comes from the coding sequence ATGTCCGCCTCGGCCCGCTTCGTCCTGGTCATGCTCCTGCACACCACGTTCGCGGCGGGGGTGTACCTCATCGGCAAGCCCGCGACCGTGACCATCCCGATCCCCGTCCTGGCCCTGTTCCGGGGGGCGGTGGCGGCGGTGGGCTTCCTGGGCATCGCCCGGGCCCGCGGACTGGACCTGGCCGGAGCCTTCCGCGCGGACCGGCGCGCCTTCCTCCTGGCGGCCTTCCTGGGGGTGGCCGTGAACCAGGTGGTGTTCCTGTACGGGCTCCGGTACACCCTGGGCTCCCACGCCGCCCTCCTCTACGCCCTCACCCCGACCCTGGTGCTGCTGATCGGCTGGGTCCGGGGCGTGGAGCGCCCGAGCCTGCGCAAGGCGGCGGGCATCGCCCTGGCCTTCGGCGGGGTGCTGGCGCTTTTCCTGGACCGCGCCGGCGCGGCCCTGCCGCCGCGCTGGCTCCTGGGGGACCTCCTGGTCCTGGCGGCGGTCCTGGCCTGGGCGGCCTACACCGTGGCGAGCCGGCCCCTGTCCATCCGCCACGGCGCGGCCACGTCCACGGCCCTGGTGATGCTGCTCGGCTTCGCCATGATGCTGCCCCTGGGCTGCCTCGGGCTCGCCGGGTTCCGGCCCTCCGGGGTGCCGGCGGCGGGCTGGGTGGGGGCGGTCTACCTGGGCGTCGTCGCCAGCGTCGTGATGTACCTCCTCTGGGTCCACGCCCTCTCGCTGAAGGAGCCCAGCCGCGTGGCCATCGCCGCCAACGGGCAGCCCGTGCTCACGGCCCTCCTGGCCTGGGCCTTCCTGGGCCAGCCGGTCACCCCGCACTTCCTCCTGGGGGCCGCGCTCGTGGTCTCGGGCGTCGTCCTCAGTCATGCCTGA
- the dusB gene encoding tRNA dihydrouridine synthase DusB, producing MTFPHSSFSIGPHVIQPPLVMAPLHEITDQPFRRMIRQVGGVGLTVSEMISSEALIRHARKAERMMAGEGERPFAMQLAGSVPEHLGEAAALAQAAGADIVDINMGCPASNVTRGGAGSALLRDIRLAEAVVKAVVKAVDVPVTVKMRAGWDNSQKERADYLDFLRMFEANGVRALAIHPRTRAQQYEGHADWSLIARAVEAGTAFPIIGNGDVNTPEDAFRMVAETGCHGVMVGRAALTNPWIFRQILEPGLQVTELQRIELCLDFMRLLQDLLEPREALHKMKKIGGWFTKGIPGGSAFRQNLHEISAPEEILEKLEALRSRAR from the coding sequence GTGACGTTCCCGCATTCCTCCTTCAGCATCGGCCCCCATGTCATCCAGCCGCCCCTGGTCATGGCCCCCCTCCACGAGATCACGGACCAGCCCTTCCGGCGCATGATCCGCCAGGTGGGCGGGGTCGGCCTCACCGTCTCGGAGATGATCAGCAGCGAGGCCCTCATCCGGCATGCCCGGAAGGCGGAGCGCATGATGGCCGGGGAGGGGGAGCGGCCCTTCGCCATGCAACTGGCGGGGAGCGTCCCCGAGCATCTGGGCGAGGCCGCGGCCCTGGCCCAGGCCGCCGGCGCCGACATCGTGGACATCAACATGGGCTGTCCGGCCAGCAACGTGACCCGGGGCGGGGCGGGCTCGGCCCTCCTGCGCGACATCCGGCTCGCCGAGGCGGTGGTGAAGGCGGTCGTGAAGGCCGTGGACGTGCCCGTGACCGTCAAGATGCGGGCCGGCTGGGACAACAGCCAGAAGGAGCGGGCCGACTACCTGGACTTCCTCCGCATGTTCGAGGCCAACGGGGTCCGCGCCCTGGCCATCCACCCCCGCACCCGGGCCCAGCAGTACGAAGGCCACGCGGACTGGAGCCTCATCGCCCGGGCCGTGGAGGCCGGCACGGCCTTCCCCATCATCGGCAACGGCGACGTGAACACCCCCGAGGACGCCTTCCGCATGGTGGCCGAGACCGGATGCCACGGCGTGATGGTCGGGCGCGCCGCGCTCACCAACCCCTGGATCTTCCGGCAGATCCTGGAGCCCGGCCTCCAGGTGACCGAACTCCAGCGCATCGAGCTCTGCCTGGATTTCATGCGCCTCCTCCAGGACCTGCTCGAGCCCCGGGAGGCCCTGCACAAGATGAAGAAGATCGGCGGCTGGTTCACCAAGGGCATCCCCGGAGGGAGCGCCTTCCGCCAGAACCTCCACGAGATCTCCGCCCCCGAGGAGATCCTGGAGAAGCTCGAGGCGCTGCGGTCCCGGGCCCGGTAG